GACTTCAACCCGGTGCTGGGCGCGTACTACGACATCCGGCAGGGGCAGCAGCTGCTGGACAACGTCTTCCAGTTCCACGGCCTGGCCGACAAGCCGCACTGGGCCGACGACGCCACGCGCAACATCCCCACGCACTACTTCTACGCGTACGAGGCGCTGGCCAGCGCGCAGGACCTGAGCGGCAACCGCGCCGCGGCGCAGAAGTACGACACCGAAGGCCGCAAGTTCGAGGCGCTCGCCCGCCGCTGACGGATTCGATCGATCGGGATGACGAAGGGCCTCCTCCGGTTCGCCGGGGGAGGCCTTCGCTCATCTTGGGATGCTGAGTCGGTACGCAACCGGTCTTGTCGACTTTCATCGTCGCTCGACCGCTACATCGTTGATCTCACGCGGAGACGCGGAGGATTCGTCACGGCACGGAGTTCTCCGCGTCTCCGCATCTCCGCGTGAGAAATCACCGTTGGGGAGACGCGGAGATCGAGGAGATCGCGCTGAGTTCACTGGGTAGTGAGGATCGCTTCCGCCAATCGACAAAACTTCTGGCTACTTACTTAGCGACAACCGGCGCCCCGCTTGTCGAAAGGCGCCCGCAGGTTCCTGCGAAGGGGTAGCAGGCGAGAACGGGCAGGATGCACGCGACATCCCGCCCGTCGTCGAGGTCATGGATTCAGACAGGCCCGCGGAGCTCGCCCTGCCATGAGCCGGCCCGCGAGTCATGCCGCGGGCTTCCTGCGCGAGGCCGCTTCGGGAACGTGTACGTCGGGAGCAGGGACGAGGCGGTCGCCGAACTGCTGCTGGAACTCCATGTAGTACTCGCACAGCCTGGCGAAGTCGTAATCGAACCGGGATGCGATCCGCTCACGAGTCGCCCAGATCTCCTCGAGTACCGGGTCATTCAGCACTTCGTCCTTCATGACAGCCTCTCCAGCAGCTCCAGCGGAGTGAGGATGTGCGGCACGTGCAGGCCGAGCATCCCGTTGATCTTTGAAATGTGATGGAATTTAAGGGCGTTCGCCAGATGACGCGTATCCCAGCTCACCAGGTAATCGCACAGGTGGACCGAAGCGAGCGCGAGGTGCAGCGCATCCGCTCCGCTTCTGGGCATGAGCCGATGGCGCAGATACACCTCGGCCACGGCCTGCACGCCACTGGAGAGGGCGAGAACAGGGAGGGGCCGAACCAGCGCCATCCATTCCTCATGCCGCGAC
The DNA window shown above is from Longimicrobium sp. and carries:
- a CDS encoding type II toxin-antitoxin system VapC family toxin, with amino-acid sequence MHRPRVYVETTIPSFYFDQRKSPTIVARRQWTRPWWEIALERFELVTGPPVLTELLDGPESRHEEWMALVRPLPVLALSSGVQAVAEVYLRHRLMPRSGADALHLALASVHLCDYLVSWDTRHLANALKFHHISKINGMLGLHVPHILTPLELLERLS